One Bradyrhizobium sp. ISRA464 genomic window carries:
- the moaC gene encoding cyclic pyranopterin monophosphate synthase MoaC, which yields MARKPSKARSSGSGPALTHIDAKGDARMVDVSAKPATERTAVAEGRVVMSKATLDLIASGQAKKGDVLATARIAGIMAAKRTSELIPLCHLLALTKVTIDIETDRKLPGCIVRASVKVTGPTGVEMEALTAVSVACLTIYDMIKAVERGVRIEGIHLVEKIGGKSGHYRADE from the coding sequence ATGGCACGGAAGCCGTCCAAGGCCAGATCGTCAGGGTCCGGCCCCGCCCTCACCCATATCGACGCGAAGGGCGATGCCCGGATGGTCGACGTCTCGGCCAAGCCCGCGACCGAGCGCACCGCGGTCGCCGAAGGCCGTGTCGTGATGAGCAAGGCCACCCTCGACCTGATCGCATCAGGTCAGGCCAAGAAGGGCGACGTGCTGGCCACCGCGCGGATCGCCGGCATCATGGCGGCGAAGCGGACCTCGGAGCTGATCCCGCTCTGCCACCTGCTGGCGCTGACCAAGGTCACGATTGACATCGAGACCGACCGGAAACTGCCGGGCTGCATCGTCCGTGCGAGCGTGAAGGTGACCGGGCCGACCGGCGTCGAGATGGAGGCGCTGACCGCGGTGTCGGTCGCATGCCTGACGATCTACGACATGATCAAGGCCGTCGAGCGCGGCGTCCGCATCGAGGGCATCCATCTCGTCGAGAAGATCGGCGGCAAGTCCGGACACTATCGCGCAGACGAGTGA